The nucleotide sequence TTTCAAGCAAACACACGGCGCTAGCAAGATAGCATCATCAGCAAGTAAACCCTAGGGGTGGGGGACGCACATCGCCCCAGTGACAAGGCTAATCAGCGCGGCGGGAGAAGGGATACCATCATGAGCAGCTTGGTGAAGAGCGCGATGGCGGCCGCCGTGAGCACCATGGGGAGGGAGGCCGAGTCGAGCCACGCGAGCGACTCCGGCGTCGCCACGAAGAACTCGTCGCGGGACGGGTCCCgtggccgcctccgcgcgcgctCCCGCTCCGCCACTTTCCGCCGGAGAAGGGCACCCGGAGATccgtccgctgccgcctccgccgccgacgacgacgacgcggcgtgcCTCACGGCCGCCCCTCCCCGGCGCAGCGCCGACCGcaacatcgccgccgccgccgccgccgccggcgactcgGACAAGACACGAGCCCTCGAGAATGGGAAGTGGGTTAGCCCACTGGTTAGACGGGAGCCTATGGATTTAGGCCCATGTACTCCTAGGCCCATACAGGCAGTTTGGTTAGGCCCATTTAGTAAAATTGGTTTAGAGCAGTGtttgagagagaggaagatagTGTGAGAAAATTCTACGTTTTCCACGCACACGCTTTCTGAATAGCTGAAcgatatattttcttttaaaaaatagtaaagttactttaaaaaatattttaatccatttttatgtttaaaataattattaatgtattttcttttaaaaaaaatgaagtaaaattactttaaaaacatactaatttatttttaagtttaaaataattaatactcagttaatcatgtactaatacTTACCTAGTTTTGTGTATATTGTCAATTTTCTTCAATCTTCATCTCTTAAACGTACCCTTAGACTTATTTTGATAAATTAGTTTAGGCCCATTTTGATAAATTCGTGTAGGCCCATTTGGGCCCGTCTTGTTAATTTGATCTAGGTTCATTTTGGCAATTTGATTCAGGCCCAGTTATACGATCTCTatttcttgtttcttttgttcTCTTTAGAGCCTGTATATTATTTCTGAACCTTTTATCTTCTTTGATTTGGAATCATTCAATGCATATACACTGGAATTTAGGTAAAATTCATTCGATGGAGTATTGGAGTTGGATTGTATCCTCCTTTTCATTTTTATCCAAAGCAAAACCAACCAATTGTCAGCCAAAATTCTTCACAATTTCTGGTTTCAGTCTTGTGTGTTGGAACTAAAAACAAATGCCAATTTGGCCTTCTCCTGTACAGCCTCCATTGATTACttcttgccttttttttcccccGCATGAAATTTCTTTTTGTAAGTGGGATTTCCTTTCACACCTGCAACCTTTTTTCTCGGCATCAAATCTGTAACCAACAAATGGAGATTTATGTCTgaacttttcttcttcttctttcagAAAAGCAAGGGGGGGAAGAAAATTAAACAACCTGCATGCGGCTGCAAGAAGCCTGCAACTTTGGCGCCGGCATGTGCTGCGTATCAGCACACCAggatcacatcacatcacacgCCATGTCGCTGTCCATTGCGTCGTGCTCTCGCTTCATCCATGCTTGGATGCATTACTGAATTTGCTGATGCTGCTGCATCTCCTGATCAGCTGAACTGAAGCTCTCTTGCCTGCCAAAACCTACCAGATTGCTTTTGATCATTGCTTTTGATCATCTTGCAACTGCATGCCAACATCTCTCCTGCCTTCTTGGATTCATCTGAACAATCTCTTTCTTTCATTCTGTCTGCCTCCATGGTGTTAGTTTCTCTGCACATCAGTTAAGTTGCTGGTGCGTGTCATGCTTTGCAGGTCTTGTGCTTTTTCTTCCCTGGCTTATCCTAATTCGACTGCTTATCTTTAGACTTGTAGTTGTATGTAGGTGACCGGTAAAGTCCGTCTCTTTTGTGAGCTTTGTCGTTGGGC is from Oryza sativa Japonica Group chromosome 9, ASM3414082v1 and encodes:
- the LOC4347372 gene encoding uncharacterized protein, with the protein product MLRSALRRGGAAVRHAASSSSAAEAAADGSPGALLRRKVAERERARRRPRDPSRDEFFVATPESLAWLDSASLPMVLTAAAIALFTKLLMMEHDAADQERGERKIKNSHPDQGKVRMLTREEWDEIQEVRPRTPFESKLARPHARIRTGEPVRLEDVKDWATDMIMDAFTRAEESAKKK